The genomic region GATCAAGAGAGCAAATAATCACAGTGGGGGGTATCCCCCATTATTGTGAATGGGTAACAAAGGATCATAATCAAGTCAATAAACCAGTTATGGTGTTTGTCCATGGTTGGGGAGGCTCTCTACGATACTGGCGTAGTACTGCTCAAGCCCTAAGCGATCGCTTTGACTGTTTGCTCTACGATTTACCAGGGTTTGGAAAATCTCCCACCGCTAGTAACTTTAACTATGATTTAGAAAACTACGCCGAAGACTTAAAGGAATTACTAGATAACCTCAATCTCCCTAGGGTTTATCTCAACAGTCACTCTATGGGTGCTTCCATCGCTGCAATCTTTGCTAGTAATTACCCCGAACGTGTGGAGAAATTGATTTTAACCTGTAATGGTATATTTACGTACAATAAGTTAGCTTTTGAGACTTTTTATCTCTTTGGTGGTTATGTAGTTAAGTTTCGTTATCACTGGTTTAAGCAAATTCCCGGGTTAGATCGCCTGTTTATGGCAAGATTTCTCCATCGTACCATCCCGAAAAGCGATCGCCTAGCCTTTCTAGAAGATTTTCTCATCGCTAATCAACAAGCCGCTTTAGGTACTATCTACACCTCTGTCAGTAAAAAAGCGGTAGAAACTATGCCCCAAAAATTTGCTCACTTAAGCATCCCTACTCTACTAATTTCTGGGGAAAAAGATATCATTATTCCCGCTAATCTAGGACGTCAAGCCGCGGATTTAAACCCTATAATTACCTACGTAGAAATCCCTCAAACCGCTCATTTTCCGATGTTAGAGGACTCAGTAAGCTATCTACAGACAGTTAGAGAGTTTTTGGAATAGGAGTTAGGTGTTAGGTTCTATTATTCCTATACATCATACTCAGAAGCTCCCTGCTCACCTCTCCGACATTCCCTATTCTCTGAGTGCCTCATTCTTAATTCTAAACTCACATCCTTTTATCATAACTATTACTCTGAACCAGAAAAAACCGTATTTATACGTAAATAATTAAATCTTTACAAAATTTTACATTTTTTTGCGTAAAAACACTTGCTATTTTAGGTATAGTCCTATACACTTAGAGTGTAAGTAAAAAGAATTAAATAAATTCACTTACAAAAAATACGGAAAATACTTATAGGAGTGAAAGATTGAATTATGACTATTATTAAAGGTTTTACTGTTGCTGATTGGTTTAACAATAATCCTGCTGTTGAAACAATGATCGCTAATCCCGCAGGAAACGGTGATACCGATATCGTTACAGTTAACAGAGATGATGACTATAGTAGCTTTAGTTCTGTATTTGACGCACCCTCTAGAGATGGATTAATCTCTTCTACTGCTCCAGTTACAGTAACAGTGGCATCTCCCAATAATCCTGGGATTACAGCAGAATTTGGACCAGGACCAACCTTCGGTATTGGTGTTAACACGACTGAAGTTATCGGTAAGCCTGGAATCACTACAGCACCAGAAGAAATCGGTTATTATCAACAAATAACCACAGCCGATAAAGGGGACTCCTTGACCATTCAATTTAATAGACAGTACTCTACAGGTGGAACAGATAGCGGCATTGTTTTTAGCTACTTTTATTCTGGAGAAAATGGTACTGGTGAAGTCATGAGTTATCAGTTATTTGATGACGGGGAGCTTCAACATACTGGAACTATCAGAGCTGAAGATACTAGTACTTTTGATTGGCAGAATATCCCTAATGCGACCAGAGCAGGTGTTTTTCATTATAAATTTTCTAGTGATAACGTTGTTAAAGAATTCGATGAAATACGCATCATAGCGGGTGATGGTCTCAACCCTGACGGTACGGACGCTCTTCTAGAAGCTATTGTAGCTACTGATGTTGGACCTGCTACACCCGATGAAGATCCAGATCCCATTACTCCTGTTGACGGTTTGATCAACTTTAAACCTACTTCTAATCCTAGTGCTTTTAACTTCACTGGTAATGGTGTAGTACCTGCAGCTATCATGGGAAATGGTACTCTCAATTTAAATAATGTAGATAGAACTAGCGTTCGTCTTGCTTTTGACCTTGATGAATTATTAGCTGGTAATGGAGTTGCACCTAATCGATTCAATAGAAACCTAGAAGATTTGAACGCAGACGGTTTTGTTGATTTACAATTCTTCTTCGGTACAGCAAGCTTAAGAAGTATTAAAGATCAAATTCCTGCTGGTGCTGATCCTGATAACATCCCTCTATTTATTTCCTTCAAAATTGGTGACCAACTATTTGTCGGTAGTAATCCTATTGATGATCCTGTTAAAGTAGCTGGCGGTTTGTAAAATCAAGTTAAATAAGTTTTTAAAAGTGTTTGTCTAAGATGACGAGCACTTTTTTATGATAAATTTTACCTGCTACCCAAAGCGCCAAAGCGATCGCATGAAACCAATTAATCTCGGAACTTTTGAGGTACATATTTGGTCTATTTATGTTAGTCAATCTCAACAATCAATCCCTAATTTGCAGAGTATATTAACACCAACAGAACTAAACAGAGCCAATGGTTATAAATTGCCCAAACCGAGAGATACTTTTATTACTAGTCGTGGCTATCTGAGGATAATTTTAAGTAAATATCTACAGATAGAGCCTGCAGAGATAGAATTTGCCTATACAGCTAAGGGTAAACCCTATATAGCTGGTAATTCTACCTTAGAGTTTAATCTATCCCACTCCGAAGACTTGGTTGTTTACGCTATCACTGAGAATCAACCCATTGGGATTGATGTAGAATACTTACGCAAATTCCCTGATGCGGTGAAAATCGCTACCAGATTTTTTGCTCCCGAGGAAGCAGAATTTATCAGTAATTGTCCCGAGACAGTACAATCTCTAGCTTTTTTTCAGGGTTGGACTAGTAAAGAAGCAGTGTTAAAAGCAACGGGAGAGGGTATCGCTGATGGATTAGCTAAACTAATCGTCGAATTAAACCCCCTCCTTCCTCCTAGGTTACTCAATAGTTCTGCACCATGGTTTCTGACTAAAATTATACCTGCACCGGGATACTTAGCAATTGTGGCTACAAACGCTAAAATAGATTGTCGAATGTTCAATATCTTTGATTTAGAGGATAAATACCATGAAATTAGCTAAATTGTTCGCTCTAGCTTTGGCAATCTCTCCTTTTTACCATCAACCAGCCCAAGCCTTTAGTGTTTGTGGTTTGAGACCTCCTGAAGCTAGCTTTAAAACCGAAAGTCGCTTAGTTACTATTTGTATCGGTGAAGCTAGTTTTCAGATGGTGATTACTTTCCATGATGGTACTGGTTATGAAATCTTTCCCGTCATAGAACGGGAGGGTAATACGTTTAGAGCTAGTAGTCAGGATGGTATCCGTAACTTTATTATCGATGATAGCACCTTTGTGATCGGTACTGATGGAGAAATGCCTATTCGGGAAAAAGTGCTCGAATCTAACTAATCGATTAGCATAATTATCTCTTTTAAGCCCAACTCTTTTAAATCTTCTAAAACCTGTTGGGCGTTTTCCCAATTAGAAAATAAACCAACTTGTAAAACTCGTTGTCCAGAATAGACAGTAGCAAATGCGCCAGGATATAATGTTCTGATTTTACCTTCTTGTTGATCATTAACAGAGACAATGACTCGATAACTAGTCGTCACAGGAAGAGGTGGGGGATTCTCAGGAGCTGGAACAGGTATATATATTGGACTATCTCCCGAATCAACTACTAGAGAATTACCAAAATCTAAAGATCCTTCAAAATCTCCTGATAACTGTGTACCAACCGCTAATATGGTATT from Gloeocapsa sp. DLM2.Bin57 harbors:
- a CDS encoding alpha/beta hydrolase: MRGSREQIITVGGIPHYCEWVTKDHNQVNKPVMVFVHGWGGSLRYWRSTAQALSDRFDCLLYDLPGFGKSPTASNFNYDLENYAEDLKELLDNLNLPRVYLNSHSMGASIAAIFASNYPERVEKLILTCNGIFTYNKLAFETFYLFGGYVVKFRYHWFKQIPGLDRLFMARFLHRTIPKSDRLAFLEDFLIANQQAALGTIYTSVSKKAVETMPQKFAHLSIPTLLISGEKDIIIPANLGRQAADLNPIITYVEIPQTAHFPMLEDSVSYLQTVREFLE
- a CDS encoding 4'-phosphopantetheinyl transferase superfamily protein, whose amino-acid sequence is MINFTCYPKRQSDRMKPINLGTFEVHIWSIYVSQSQQSIPNLQSILTPTELNRANGYKLPKPRDTFITSRGYLRIILSKYLQIEPAEIEFAYTAKGKPYIAGNSTLEFNLSHSEDLVVYAITENQPIGIDVEYLRKFPDAVKIATRFFAPEEAEFISNCPETVQSLAFFQGWTSKEAVLKATGEGIADGLAKLIVELNPLLPPRLLNSSAPWFLTKIIPAPGYLAIVATNAKIDCRMFNIFDLEDKYHEIS